Genomic DNA from Fimbriimonas ginsengisoli Gsoil 348:
TCACGGCTTTTCGCTCTTATACTGGGGAGTGCGATGGAACCGGAAACGGCGGCTCGCCAAAGCTGCCCCCACTATGTGACCCTTCGACTTACCGACGCGCTTCCGCGAACGGTCATGGCGGCGTGGCACGACGATGTGGACCGCCGGCTCCATATGCTTTCCGAAATGAAAGGGCGTCCGCTGGATCCGGACGAAGAGCGGACCCTCGTTCAACGCACGATCGGTAAGGTCGAGCGCTTTCTGGATTCCGGTCGCGGAAGCTGTGTGCTTTCCGATGAGCGGGCCGCCGGTCTAGTCGAGAGCGTTCTCTGGAACGGGGACGGCGAGCGGTACCGGCTTCACGCGTGGAGCGTGATGCCGAACCACTTGCACGCTTTGGTAACGCCGCTGGGGCGGCGCGACATCGGCGATGTACTGCAAGAGTGGAAGACGGAGACGACCCGGCGGGTTAACCAGGAGCTTCGCCGCGCGGGCGGTCTTTGGCATCCGGACGTCATCGACCACGAGGTCGACCACCCGGTCGAGTTCGCCCGCATCCGGGCGACCGTGGCGAGCAACCCGGAGCAAGCCGGTCTCCACGAGTGGCCGTTCGCGGGCGAAGAGAGCCGGATGAAGGCGCCCGGGTTAACGATGCAGTAAGGCGCGGTAACCTGCTTCCGTGCGTCTGACCCACCTCGTCTCCTGCGCTGGTTGAGCATCTAAGCTGGGGCCTACCCAGTTGGCGGAGGTTCTCCGTCGAATACCGAGCTCAGCCAATCCCAGCCTGCTCGTCGGCTTTGAAACGTCCGACGACGCGGGAATCTTTATGCTGTCTGAAGGTCTTGCACTGGTGCAGACGGTGGACTTCTTCACGCCGGTGGTCGACGACCCGTATGCGTATGGCCAGATTGCAGCGGCGAACGCGCTGAGCGATGTGTACGCGATGGGGGGCCGCCCGCTGACGGTGCTGAACATCGCTTGCTTCTCGCCGGCGGCGGCTCCGCCCGAGGTTTGGGCGGAGGTGTTGCGCGGGATGGCAGACAAAACGATCGAAGCGGGGGCGGTAGTGGCAGGGGGGCACAGCGTGGAAGATGCCGAGCCGAAATTCGGAATGGCGGTGACGGGGCTGATCGACCCGGCGCGGACGTTCGCGAACACGCATGCGCAGCTGGGGGACGAGATTTGGCTGAGCAAGCCGCTGGGCACGGGGATCGTGACCACGGCCGCCAAGAACGACGCGGCTTTGCCCGAGGAGTTGGAGGCAGCCATCGATTCGATGCGAACGTTGAATCGGGCCGCGTGCGAGGCAGGTTTGGCGGCGGGAGTTCGTTGCGCGACGGACATTACGGGGTTCGGTCTGGCTGGACACCTGTTCAACGTTGCAAAGGGAAGCGGTGTGACGATCGAGATCGATGCGGCCTCTCTGCCGGTTTTCGAGGGTGTCGAGCGAATGATCGCGGAGGGGCACGTCACCGGCGGCGCAGGACGGAATCGAGAGTTCCTAGGAGACTCCCTTCGGTTTGATGAAGCCGTGCCGGGGTGGCTTCGACAAGTCGTTCTTGATCCGCAGACCAGCGGCGGCCTCGCCCTATTCTCCCGAGTGCCGATTGCCGGCGCCGTCCGAATCGGACGCGCGATGGCCGGGGATCCAAGGATTCACGTAGCATCGCCTCCCAGGCGATGAACCGTTCTGCTCATCGCTTGGGAGGCGATGCTACAGCTGACGAATCATGATCAGGCTGGGGGAGATTGCCTGGGGCCAGGTGAATGAGCCGACTCGCTCGTACCCCCGGCGTTCGTACATGGCGATCAAGGCCGTTCCCCGTTCGGTAACGGAGAGGGCGAGCTTTTCGTGGTTTGCGGATGCTTCGCGCTCGATGGCGTCCATCAGGAATGCGCCAATCCCTCGTCCACCGAGGTTTGGGTCGACGGCAAGGAGACCGACTTGCGGGTTGGTGCGGAACGCCTCACAGGCGCTGGCATGGTCGGGAGGGAAGAGGGTGACCGAACCGACGAGCCGGCCACCGTCATAGGCGAGGAGCGCCTCGCCCTTCGCTAGCGATAAAGCGATCCGCTCCGGTTGGTAGCGCACCTCATCGACCCCGGCAAACACCGGGGAGGCAAGAAATGCGCGACTGACGAACTCGGAAAGGCCCGGTGGGTCTATGCCTTTTCGAATCTCCACAGCCCGAACTTTACGCGAAGCGAGTGGACGCAGGTTCCCTTAGTTATCAGTGGCCCACCGTTTAAAGAACGTCAAACGGTGGGCGTCGTCCTAGCCTACGCTTCCTTCCAGACTGACTCCAAGCAGCTTTTGGGCTTCGACGGCGAACTCCATTGGGAGCTCGCGGAAGACTTCTTTGCAGAAGCCGGAGACGATCATGTTGACGGCGTCTTCGGTCGGGATTCCGCGCTGGTTGCAGTAGAAGATCTGGTCTTCACCGATCTTGGAGGTCGACGCTTCGTGCTCCACCGTCGCGGTCGGATTCTTTACTTCGATGTACG
This window encodes:
- a CDS encoding GNAT family N-acetyltransferase, coding for MEIRKGIDPPGLSEFVSRAFLASPVFAGVDEVRYQPERIALSLAKGEALLAYDGGRLVGSVTLFPPDHASACEAFRTNPQVGLLAVDPNLGGRGIGAFLMDAIEREASANHEKLALSVTERGTALIAMYERRGYERVGSFTWPQAISPSLIMIRQL
- a CDS encoding transposase — translated: MEPETAARQSCPHYVTLRLTDALPRTVMAAWHDDVDRRLHMLSEMKGRPLDPDEERTLVQRTIGKVERFLDSGRGSCVLSDERAAGLVESVLWNGDGERYRLHAWSVMPNHLHALVTPLGRRDIGDVLQEWKTETTRRVNQELRRAGGLWHPDVIDHEVDHPVEFARIRATVASNPEQAGLHEWPFAGEESRMKAPGLTMQ
- the selD gene encoding selenide, water dikinase SelD — translated: MRLTHLVSCAGUASKLGPTQLAEVLRRIPSSANPSLLVGFETSDDAGIFMLSEGLALVQTVDFFTPVVDDPYAYGQIAAANALSDVYAMGGRPLTVLNIACFSPAAAPPEVWAEVLRGMADKTIEAGAVVAGGHSVEDAEPKFGMAVTGLIDPARTFANTHAQLGDEIWLSKPLGTGIVTTAAKNDAALPEELEAAIDSMRTLNRAACEAGLAAGVRCATDITGFGLAGHLFNVAKGSGVTIEIDAASLPVFEGVERMIAEGHVTGGAGRNREFLGDSLRFDEAVPGWLRQVVLDPQTSGGLALFSRVPIAGAVRIGRAMAGDPRIHVASPPRR